From Chelonia mydas isolate rCheMyd1 chromosome 22, rCheMyd1.pri.v2, whole genome shotgun sequence, the proteins below share one genomic window:
- the RNF214 gene encoding RING finger protein 214 isoform X2, which produces MASEQTKDEVPVPEKSTAVQLALRESDPYKELDSLPVSISDLSIQENENDPLSLEAADHNQPITSESTGDAHSGGAESDPGILLTDASLLAAENKGEEPMPRAVGHSGAVSRETQARSSNEELYQSGSEGSDSAVEEERTLLTGENLQTVSLHFQVDVHAEQQYATNNCSEGELEASHLQQARGDGGLELDSKPLEVPPNGENGIENSRVAQDSDQKASSQKPSQNIAVQTDFKTADMEVNTDQDIEKNLGKMMSERALLKERYQEVLDKQRQVENQLQVQLKQLQQRREEEMKNHQEILKAIQDVTIKREETKKKMEKEKKEFLQKEQDLKAEIEKLCEKGRRLLKEQEEKENKIVSLIAEQSDEKEVWEMELDKLKNQHNEINRNILEETERAWKAEILSLESRKELLVLKLEEAEKEAELHLTYLRSAPPTLETIQPEQEWEMRLNRIRMTKESVRDQFNAHIQLVRNGAKLSSLPQIPTPTLPPPPSETEFMMPAFQPNPSLTPRLPFPIGPVPVPMVMPSADPRALSFPLLNPVVSRPNQPSPPLPASQGRNSPVLASLVSTHGPHMTSAASIPPPPGLGGVKGAHEFHRPQPVDKLEKILEKLLARFPQCNKAQLTNILQQIKTARRTMAGLTMDELNQLVAAKLAEHQGAAVGAQAPATCKLCLMCQKLVQPSELHPMACSHVLHKEIMLYSLAVFVAFVSVCHKMLWAELLCSCWSLEGAVGDAAVRYCIGLSGRTPCSGRALHAEALEINSPVFSAGFLGEGEA; this is translated from the exons ATGGCATCAGAGCAAACCAAGGATGAGGTGCCAGTTCCTGAGAAATCCACTGCTGTCCAGCTGGCCCTGCGAGAATCAGACCCATACAAAGAACTTGACAGTTTGCCTGTGAG CATAAGTGACCTTTCTATACAAGAAAATGAGAATGATCCCCTATCATTGGAAGCTGCCGATCATAACCAACCAATAACAAGTGAGAGTACAGGAGATGCTCATTCAGGAGGAGCAGAAAGTGATCCTGGGATATTGCTGACTGATGCATCACTGCTGGCTGCAGAGAACAAAGGAGAAGAACCTATGCCCAGAGCGGTAGGACACTCTGGTGCTGTTTCCAGAGAGACGCAGGCGCGTTCCTCAAATGAAGAGCTTTATCAGTCTGGTTCAGAGGGTTCAGACAGTGCGGTGGAAGAAGAAAGAACCTTGCTGACTGGGGAAAATCTGCAAACAGTTTCTCTGCACTTCCAGGTTGATGTCCATGCAGAACAGCAATATGCTACCAATAATTGCTCTGAAGGTGAACTGGAAGCTTCACACTTGCAGCAGGCCAGAGGGGATGGGGGTCTGGAGCTGGATAGTAAACCCCTGGAGGTGCCACCAAATGGGGAGAATGGGATTGAAAACAGCAGAGTTGCACAGGACTCAGATCAGAAAGCTTCATCCCAGAAGCCCTCTCAGAACATTGCAGTGCAG ACTGACTTCAAGACTGCTGATATGGAGGTGAACACAGATCAAGATATTGAAAAGAACTTG GGCAAAATGATGTCTGAGAGGGCTTTGTTGAAGGAACGTTACCAGGAAGTGCTAGACAAACAGAGGCAGGTGGAGAATCAACTCCAGGTGCAGCTCAAGCAGCTCCAGCAACGTCGGGAAGAAGAGATGAAGAATCACCAG GAGATCCTGAAGGCCATTCAGGATGTGACGATCAAACGAGAAGAGACCaagaagaagatggagaaagagaagaaagaattCTTGCAAAAGGAGCAGGATCTGAAAGCCGAAATTGAGAAGCTCTGTGAGAAAGGCAGAAG GTTACTGAAAgaacaggaggagaaggaaaataaaattgtttctcTAATCGCAGAGCAGTCTGATGAAAA GGAGGTATGGGAGATGGAACTAGATAAGCTGAAGAACCAGCACAATGAGATCAATAGGAACATCCTGGAGGAAACAGAAAGGGCTTGGAAAGCAGAG ATATTGTCCTTGGAGAGCCGGAAGGAGCTGCTGGTTCTGAAACTAGAAGAAGCCGAAAAAGAGGCGGAGCTACACCTCACCTACCTCAG GTCAGCGCCACCCACACTGGAGACCATACAACCCGAGCAGGAGTGGGAAATGAGGCTGAACAGGATACGAATGACCAAAGAAAGTGTCCGG GACCAGTTCAATGCTCACATTCAGCTGGTGAGGAATGGAGCAAAGCTGAGCAGCCTGCCACAgatcccaacccccaccctgccacCACCCCCATCAGAA aCAGAGTTCATGATGCCGGCATTTCAGCCCAATCCATCCCTTACTCCCAGGCTCCCGTTCCCCATTGGGCCGGTCCCGGTTCCCATGGTCATGCCCAGTGCTGATCCTCGGGCACTCTCCTTCCCGCTCCTTAACCCTGTCGTCTCCAGGCCTAatcagccctcaccccctctgcctGCTTCCCAAGGGAGGAACAGCCCTGTATTGGCATCTCTTGTCAGCACCCACGGCCCTCACATGACATCTGCTGCCTCTATCCCGCCTCCGCCTGGGCTCGGAGGAGTCAAGGGTGCTCATGAGTTTCACAGGCCACAGCCGGTCGATAAGCTGGAAAAGATCCTGGAGAAGCTCTTGGCTCGATTTCCCCAGTGTAACAA GGCCCAGCTGACGAACATACTGCAGCAGATAAAGACAGCGAGGAGAACCATGGCAGGGCTGACCATGGACGAGCTGAATCAGCTGGTAGCCGCGAAGCTGGCCGAGCATCAGGGTGCAGCAGTGGGTGCCCAG GCCCCTGCTACCTGTAAGCTGTGTCTAATGTGCCAGAAACTCGTGCAGCCCAGTGAGCTCCACCCGATGGCCTGTTCTCACGTGCTCCACAAGGAG ATCATGCTTTATAGCCTAGCTGTCTTCGTTGCTTTCGTGTCTGTCTGTCACAAGATGCTGTGGGCCGAGCTGCTCTGCAGTTGTTGGAGCCTGGAAGGAGCCGTGGGAGACGCGGCTGTTCGGTACTGCATTGGGCTGTCTGGGCGCACACCTTGTAGTGGAAGAGCTCTGCATGCCGAGGCTCTTGAGATTAACAGCCCAGTATTCAGTGCTGGCTTCCTGGGGGAAGGCGAAGCTTAG
- the RNF214 gene encoding RING finger protein 214 isoform X3: MASEQTKDEVPVPEKSTAVQLALRESDPYKELDSLPVSISDLSIQENENDPLSLEAADHNQPITSESTGDAHSGGAESDPGILLTDASLLAAENKGEEPMPRAVGHSGAVSRETQARSSNEELYQSGSEGSDSAVEEERTLLTGENLQTVSLHFQVDVHAEQQYATNNCSEGELEASHLQQARGDGGLELDSKPLEVPPNGENGIENSRVAQDSDQKASSQKPSQNIAVQTDFKTADMEVNTDQDIEKNLGKMMSERALLKERYQEVLDKQRQVENQLQVQLKQLQQRREEEMKNHQEILKAIQDVTIKREETKKKMEKEKKEFLQKEQDLKAEIEKLCEKGRRLLKEQEEKENKIVSLIAEQSDEKEVWEMELDKLKNQHNEINRNILEETERAWKAEILSLESRKELLVLKLEEAEKEAELHLTYLRSAPPTLETIQPEQEWEMRLNRIRMTKESVRDQFNAHIQLVRNGAKLSSLPQIPTPTLPPPPSETEFMMPAFQPNPSLTPRLPFPIGPVPVPMVMPSADPRALSFPLLNPVVSRPNQPSPPLPASQGRNSPVLASLVSTHGPHMTSAASIPPPPGLGGVKGAHEFHRPQPVDKLEKILEKLLARFPQCNKAQLTNILQQIKTARRTMAGLTMDELNQLVAAKLAEHQGAAVGAQPLGRIRAPMFPAPLPQISAPMFLPPAQVSYPGTPSHAPATCKLCLMCQKLVQPSELHPMACSHVLHKECIKFWAQTNTNDTCPFCPSPK, encoded by the exons ATGGCATCAGAGCAAACCAAGGATGAGGTGCCAGTTCCTGAGAAATCCACTGCTGTCCAGCTGGCCCTGCGAGAATCAGACCCATACAAAGAACTTGACAGTTTGCCTGTGAG CATAAGTGACCTTTCTATACAAGAAAATGAGAATGATCCCCTATCATTGGAAGCTGCCGATCATAACCAACCAATAACAAGTGAGAGTACAGGAGATGCTCATTCAGGAGGAGCAGAAAGTGATCCTGGGATATTGCTGACTGATGCATCACTGCTGGCTGCAGAGAACAAAGGAGAAGAACCTATGCCCAGAGCGGTAGGACACTCTGGTGCTGTTTCCAGAGAGACGCAGGCGCGTTCCTCAAATGAAGAGCTTTATCAGTCTGGTTCAGAGGGTTCAGACAGTGCGGTGGAAGAAGAAAGAACCTTGCTGACTGGGGAAAATCTGCAAACAGTTTCTCTGCACTTCCAGGTTGATGTCCATGCAGAACAGCAATATGCTACCAATAATTGCTCTGAAGGTGAACTGGAAGCTTCACACTTGCAGCAGGCCAGAGGGGATGGGGGTCTGGAGCTGGATAGTAAACCCCTGGAGGTGCCACCAAATGGGGAGAATGGGATTGAAAACAGCAGAGTTGCACAGGACTCAGATCAGAAAGCTTCATCCCAGAAGCCCTCTCAGAACATTGCAGTGCAG ACTGACTTCAAGACTGCTGATATGGAGGTGAACACAGATCAAGATATTGAAAAGAACTTG GGCAAAATGATGTCTGAGAGGGCTTTGTTGAAGGAACGTTACCAGGAAGTGCTAGACAAACAGAGGCAGGTGGAGAATCAACTCCAGGTGCAGCTCAAGCAGCTCCAGCAACGTCGGGAAGAAGAGATGAAGAATCACCAG GAGATCCTGAAGGCCATTCAGGATGTGACGATCAAACGAGAAGAGACCaagaagaagatggagaaagagaagaaagaattCTTGCAAAAGGAGCAGGATCTGAAAGCCGAAATTGAGAAGCTCTGTGAGAAAGGCAGAAG GTTACTGAAAgaacaggaggagaaggaaaataaaattgtttctcTAATCGCAGAGCAGTCTGATGAAAA GGAGGTATGGGAGATGGAACTAGATAAGCTGAAGAACCAGCACAATGAGATCAATAGGAACATCCTGGAGGAAACAGAAAGGGCTTGGAAAGCAGAG ATATTGTCCTTGGAGAGCCGGAAGGAGCTGCTGGTTCTGAAACTAGAAGAAGCCGAAAAAGAGGCGGAGCTACACCTCACCTACCTCAG GTCAGCGCCACCCACACTGGAGACCATACAACCCGAGCAGGAGTGGGAAATGAGGCTGAACAGGATACGAATGACCAAAGAAAGTGTCCGG GACCAGTTCAATGCTCACATTCAGCTGGTGAGGAATGGAGCAAAGCTGAGCAGCCTGCCACAgatcccaacccccaccctgccacCACCCCCATCAGAA aCAGAGTTCATGATGCCGGCATTTCAGCCCAATCCATCCCTTACTCCCAGGCTCCCGTTCCCCATTGGGCCGGTCCCGGTTCCCATGGTCATGCCCAGTGCTGATCCTCGGGCACTCTCCTTCCCGCTCCTTAACCCTGTCGTCTCCAGGCCTAatcagccctcaccccctctgcctGCTTCCCAAGGGAGGAACAGCCCTGTATTGGCATCTCTTGTCAGCACCCACGGCCCTCACATGACATCTGCTGCCTCTATCCCGCCTCCGCCTGGGCTCGGAGGAGTCAAGGGTGCTCATGAGTTTCACAGGCCACAGCCGGTCGATAAGCTGGAAAAGATCCTGGAGAAGCTCTTGGCTCGATTTCCCCAGTGTAACAA GGCCCAGCTGACGAACATACTGCAGCAGATAAAGACAGCGAGGAGAACCATGGCAGGGCTGACCATGGACGAGCTGAATCAGCTGGTAGCCGCGAAGCTGGCCGAGCATCAGGGTGCAGCAGTGGGTGCCCAG CCACTTGGCCGAATCAGGGCCCCCATGTTTCCTGCTCCTCTGCCCCAGATCAGCGCCCCTATGTTCCTGCCACCGGCTCAGGTGTCTTACCCAGGGACACCATCACAT GCCCCTGCTACCTGTAAGCTGTGTCTAATGTGCCAGAAACTCGTGCAGCCCAGTGAGCTCCACCCGATGGCCTGTTCTCACGTGCTCCACAAGGAG TGCATCAAATTCTGGGCCCAAACCAACACAAATGACACTTGCCCCTTTTGTCCAAGTCCCAAATGA
- the RNF214 gene encoding RING finger protein 214 isoform X1, producing MASEQTKDEVPVPEKSTAVQLALRESDPYKELDSLPVSISDLSIQENENDPLSLEAADHNQPITSESTGDAHSGGAESDPGILLTDASLLAAENKGEEPMPRAVGHSGAVSRETQARSSNEELYQSGSEGSDSAVEEERTLLTGENLQTVSLHFQVDVHAEQQYATNNCSEGELEASHLQQARGDGGLELDSKPLEVPPNGENGIENSRVAQDSDQKASSQKPSQNIAVQTDFKTADMEVNTDQDIEKNLGKMMSERALLKERYQEVLDKQRQVENQLQVQLKQLQQRREEEMKNHQEILKAIQDVTIKREETKKKMEKEKKEFLQKEQDLKAEIEKLCEKGRRLLKEQEEKENKIVSLIAEQSDEKEVWEMELDKLKNQHNEINRNILEETERAWKAEILSLESRKELLVLKLEEAEKEAELHLTYLRSAPPTLETIQPEQEWEMRLNRIRMTKESVRDQFNAHIQLVRNGAKLSSLPQIPTPTLPPPPSETEFMMPAFQPNPSLTPRLPFPIGPVPVPMVMPSADPRALSFPLLNPVVSRPNQPSPPLPASQGRNSPVLASLVSTHGPHMTSAASIPPPPGLGGVKGAHEFHRPQPVDKLEKILEKLLARFPQCNKAQLTNILQQIKTARRTMAGLTMDELNQLVAAKLAEHQGAAVGAQPLGRIRAPMFPAPLPQISAPMFLPPAQVSYPGTPSHAPATCKLCLMCQKLVQPSELHPMACSHVLHKEIMLYSLAVFVAFVSVCHKMLWAELLCSCWSLEGAVGDAAVRYCIGLSGRTPCSGRALHAEALEINSPVFSAGFLGEGEA from the exons ATGGCATCAGAGCAAACCAAGGATGAGGTGCCAGTTCCTGAGAAATCCACTGCTGTCCAGCTGGCCCTGCGAGAATCAGACCCATACAAAGAACTTGACAGTTTGCCTGTGAG CATAAGTGACCTTTCTATACAAGAAAATGAGAATGATCCCCTATCATTGGAAGCTGCCGATCATAACCAACCAATAACAAGTGAGAGTACAGGAGATGCTCATTCAGGAGGAGCAGAAAGTGATCCTGGGATATTGCTGACTGATGCATCACTGCTGGCTGCAGAGAACAAAGGAGAAGAACCTATGCCCAGAGCGGTAGGACACTCTGGTGCTGTTTCCAGAGAGACGCAGGCGCGTTCCTCAAATGAAGAGCTTTATCAGTCTGGTTCAGAGGGTTCAGACAGTGCGGTGGAAGAAGAAAGAACCTTGCTGACTGGGGAAAATCTGCAAACAGTTTCTCTGCACTTCCAGGTTGATGTCCATGCAGAACAGCAATATGCTACCAATAATTGCTCTGAAGGTGAACTGGAAGCTTCACACTTGCAGCAGGCCAGAGGGGATGGGGGTCTGGAGCTGGATAGTAAACCCCTGGAGGTGCCACCAAATGGGGAGAATGGGATTGAAAACAGCAGAGTTGCACAGGACTCAGATCAGAAAGCTTCATCCCAGAAGCCCTCTCAGAACATTGCAGTGCAG ACTGACTTCAAGACTGCTGATATGGAGGTGAACACAGATCAAGATATTGAAAAGAACTTG GGCAAAATGATGTCTGAGAGGGCTTTGTTGAAGGAACGTTACCAGGAAGTGCTAGACAAACAGAGGCAGGTGGAGAATCAACTCCAGGTGCAGCTCAAGCAGCTCCAGCAACGTCGGGAAGAAGAGATGAAGAATCACCAG GAGATCCTGAAGGCCATTCAGGATGTGACGATCAAACGAGAAGAGACCaagaagaagatggagaaagagaagaaagaattCTTGCAAAAGGAGCAGGATCTGAAAGCCGAAATTGAGAAGCTCTGTGAGAAAGGCAGAAG GTTACTGAAAgaacaggaggagaaggaaaataaaattgtttctcTAATCGCAGAGCAGTCTGATGAAAA GGAGGTATGGGAGATGGAACTAGATAAGCTGAAGAACCAGCACAATGAGATCAATAGGAACATCCTGGAGGAAACAGAAAGGGCTTGGAAAGCAGAG ATATTGTCCTTGGAGAGCCGGAAGGAGCTGCTGGTTCTGAAACTAGAAGAAGCCGAAAAAGAGGCGGAGCTACACCTCACCTACCTCAG GTCAGCGCCACCCACACTGGAGACCATACAACCCGAGCAGGAGTGGGAAATGAGGCTGAACAGGATACGAATGACCAAAGAAAGTGTCCGG GACCAGTTCAATGCTCACATTCAGCTGGTGAGGAATGGAGCAAAGCTGAGCAGCCTGCCACAgatcccaacccccaccctgccacCACCCCCATCAGAA aCAGAGTTCATGATGCCGGCATTTCAGCCCAATCCATCCCTTACTCCCAGGCTCCCGTTCCCCATTGGGCCGGTCCCGGTTCCCATGGTCATGCCCAGTGCTGATCCTCGGGCACTCTCCTTCCCGCTCCTTAACCCTGTCGTCTCCAGGCCTAatcagccctcaccccctctgcctGCTTCCCAAGGGAGGAACAGCCCTGTATTGGCATCTCTTGTCAGCACCCACGGCCCTCACATGACATCTGCTGCCTCTATCCCGCCTCCGCCTGGGCTCGGAGGAGTCAAGGGTGCTCATGAGTTTCACAGGCCACAGCCGGTCGATAAGCTGGAAAAGATCCTGGAGAAGCTCTTGGCTCGATTTCCCCAGTGTAACAA GGCCCAGCTGACGAACATACTGCAGCAGATAAAGACAGCGAGGAGAACCATGGCAGGGCTGACCATGGACGAGCTGAATCAGCTGGTAGCCGCGAAGCTGGCCGAGCATCAGGGTGCAGCAGTGGGTGCCCAG CCACTTGGCCGAATCAGGGCCCCCATGTTTCCTGCTCCTCTGCCCCAGATCAGCGCCCCTATGTTCCTGCCACCGGCTCAGGTGTCTTACCCAGGGACACCATCACAT GCCCCTGCTACCTGTAAGCTGTGTCTAATGTGCCAGAAACTCGTGCAGCCCAGTGAGCTCCACCCGATGGCCTGTTCTCACGTGCTCCACAAGGAG ATCATGCTTTATAGCCTAGCTGTCTTCGTTGCTTTCGTGTCTGTCTGTCACAAGATGCTGTGGGCCGAGCTGCTCTGCAGTTGTTGGAGCCTGGAAGGAGCCGTGGGAGACGCGGCTGTTCGGTACTGCATTGGGCTGTCTGGGCGCACACCTTGTAGTGGAAGAGCTCTGCATGCCGAGGCTCTTGAGATTAACAGCCCAGTATTCAGTGCTGGCTTCCTGGGGGAAGGCGAAGCTTAG
- the RNF214 gene encoding RING finger protein 214 isoform X4, translating into MASEQTKDEVPVPEKSTAVQLALRESDPYKELDSLPVSISDLSIQENENDPLSLEAADHNQPITSESTGDAHSGGAESDPGILLTDASLLAAENKGEEPMPRAVGHSGAVSRETQARSSNEELYQSGSEGSDSAVEEERTLLTGENLQTVSLHFQVDVHAEQQYATNNCSEGELEASHLQQARGDGGLELDSKPLEVPPNGENGIENSRVAQDSDQKASSQKPSQNIAVQTDFKTADMEVNTDQDIEKNLGKMMSERALLKERYQEVLDKQRQVENQLQVQLKQLQQRREEEMKNHQEILKAIQDVTIKREETKKKMEKEKKEFLQKEQDLKAEIEKLCEKGRRLLKEQEEKENKIVSLIAEQSDEKEVWEMELDKLKNQHNEINRNILEETERAWKAEILSLESRKELLVLKLEEAEKEAELHLTYLRSAPPTLETIQPEQEWEMRLNRIRMTKESVRDQFNAHIQLVRNGAKLSSLPQIPTPTLPPPPSETEFMMPAFQPNPSLTPRLPFPIGPVPVPMVMPSADPRALSFPLLNPVVSRPNQPSPPLPASQGRNSPVLASLVSTHGPHMTSAASIPPPPGLGGVKGAHEFHRPQPVDKLEKILEKLLARFPQCNKAQLTNILQQIKTARRTMAGLTMDELNQLVAAKLAEHQGAAVGAQAPATCKLCLMCQKLVQPSELHPMACSHVLHKECIKFWAQTNTNDTCPFCPSPK; encoded by the exons ATGGCATCAGAGCAAACCAAGGATGAGGTGCCAGTTCCTGAGAAATCCACTGCTGTCCAGCTGGCCCTGCGAGAATCAGACCCATACAAAGAACTTGACAGTTTGCCTGTGAG CATAAGTGACCTTTCTATACAAGAAAATGAGAATGATCCCCTATCATTGGAAGCTGCCGATCATAACCAACCAATAACAAGTGAGAGTACAGGAGATGCTCATTCAGGAGGAGCAGAAAGTGATCCTGGGATATTGCTGACTGATGCATCACTGCTGGCTGCAGAGAACAAAGGAGAAGAACCTATGCCCAGAGCGGTAGGACACTCTGGTGCTGTTTCCAGAGAGACGCAGGCGCGTTCCTCAAATGAAGAGCTTTATCAGTCTGGTTCAGAGGGTTCAGACAGTGCGGTGGAAGAAGAAAGAACCTTGCTGACTGGGGAAAATCTGCAAACAGTTTCTCTGCACTTCCAGGTTGATGTCCATGCAGAACAGCAATATGCTACCAATAATTGCTCTGAAGGTGAACTGGAAGCTTCACACTTGCAGCAGGCCAGAGGGGATGGGGGTCTGGAGCTGGATAGTAAACCCCTGGAGGTGCCACCAAATGGGGAGAATGGGATTGAAAACAGCAGAGTTGCACAGGACTCAGATCAGAAAGCTTCATCCCAGAAGCCCTCTCAGAACATTGCAGTGCAG ACTGACTTCAAGACTGCTGATATGGAGGTGAACACAGATCAAGATATTGAAAAGAACTTG GGCAAAATGATGTCTGAGAGGGCTTTGTTGAAGGAACGTTACCAGGAAGTGCTAGACAAACAGAGGCAGGTGGAGAATCAACTCCAGGTGCAGCTCAAGCAGCTCCAGCAACGTCGGGAAGAAGAGATGAAGAATCACCAG GAGATCCTGAAGGCCATTCAGGATGTGACGATCAAACGAGAAGAGACCaagaagaagatggagaaagagaagaaagaattCTTGCAAAAGGAGCAGGATCTGAAAGCCGAAATTGAGAAGCTCTGTGAGAAAGGCAGAAG GTTACTGAAAgaacaggaggagaaggaaaataaaattgtttctcTAATCGCAGAGCAGTCTGATGAAAA GGAGGTATGGGAGATGGAACTAGATAAGCTGAAGAACCAGCACAATGAGATCAATAGGAACATCCTGGAGGAAACAGAAAGGGCTTGGAAAGCAGAG ATATTGTCCTTGGAGAGCCGGAAGGAGCTGCTGGTTCTGAAACTAGAAGAAGCCGAAAAAGAGGCGGAGCTACACCTCACCTACCTCAG GTCAGCGCCACCCACACTGGAGACCATACAACCCGAGCAGGAGTGGGAAATGAGGCTGAACAGGATACGAATGACCAAAGAAAGTGTCCGG GACCAGTTCAATGCTCACATTCAGCTGGTGAGGAATGGAGCAAAGCTGAGCAGCCTGCCACAgatcccaacccccaccctgccacCACCCCCATCAGAA aCAGAGTTCATGATGCCGGCATTTCAGCCCAATCCATCCCTTACTCCCAGGCTCCCGTTCCCCATTGGGCCGGTCCCGGTTCCCATGGTCATGCCCAGTGCTGATCCTCGGGCACTCTCCTTCCCGCTCCTTAACCCTGTCGTCTCCAGGCCTAatcagccctcaccccctctgcctGCTTCCCAAGGGAGGAACAGCCCTGTATTGGCATCTCTTGTCAGCACCCACGGCCCTCACATGACATCTGCTGCCTCTATCCCGCCTCCGCCTGGGCTCGGAGGAGTCAAGGGTGCTCATGAGTTTCACAGGCCACAGCCGGTCGATAAGCTGGAAAAGATCCTGGAGAAGCTCTTGGCTCGATTTCCCCAGTGTAACAA GGCCCAGCTGACGAACATACTGCAGCAGATAAAGACAGCGAGGAGAACCATGGCAGGGCTGACCATGGACGAGCTGAATCAGCTGGTAGCCGCGAAGCTGGCCGAGCATCAGGGTGCAGCAGTGGGTGCCCAG GCCCCTGCTACCTGTAAGCTGTGTCTAATGTGCCAGAAACTCGTGCAGCCCAGTGAGCTCCACCCGATGGCCTGTTCTCACGTGCTCCACAAGGAG TGCATCAAATTCTGGGCCCAAACCAACACAAATGACACTTGCCCCTTTTGTCCAAGTCCCAAATGA